From the genome of Nicotiana sylvestris chromosome 2, ASM39365v2, whole genome shotgun sequence, one region includes:
- the LOC138885647 gene encoding uncharacterized protein, with the protein MKQLSANVVRVFRYTTWVENVVLVPKKDGKTRVCVDYRDLNKASPKDNFPFPNIHILVDNCPNHEIQSFVDCYAGYHQILMDEDDAENTAFTTPWGTYCYRVMPFILKNVGETYMRAMTIIFHNIMHKEIEVYVDDVIIKSMTQADHVCDLKRFFKRLRRIKDYLSKPLVPVLPEPGRPLFLYLSVMDNSFGCVLAQHDAIGKKEQVAQKLRHYVLAYTTYLISIMDPWKYIFQKPMSIGRLAKWQILLTEFDIVYVTRTAMKAQALANHLAENLVDDEYRPLSTYFPNEEVNSIEEVVPDDHPAWKMYFDGDVNIKGVGIGAILISPIRHHYPAMTRLWFFCNMVEYEACIMGLKMVIHLDVHELLVMGDYDLLIRQAQGE; encoded by the exons aTGAAGCAACTGAGCGCCAATGTGGTCAGAGTTTTCCGATACACCACCTGGGTGGAGAATGTTGTgcttgtgccgaagaaggatgggaagaccagagtctgtgttgactacagggacctgaacaaagcaagtccaaaggataattttccttttccaaatatccacattcttgtAGATAATTGCCCAAATCATGAGATACAATCGttcgtggattgctatgctgggtaccaccaaattctaatggatgaggatGATGCAGAAAATACCGCTTTCACCACTCCATGGGGTActtattgttacagggtcatgcctttcatTTTAAAGAATGTAggggaaacttacatgagggccatgaccatcATTTTTCACAACATTATGcacaaagagattgaagtatatgtcgatgatgtcatcataaaatcaatgacacaggctgaCCACGTGTGCGATTTGAAAAGGTTCTTCAAACGGCTTCGAAG GATCAAAGATTATCTGTCAAAACCCCTTGTACCGGTCCTTCCTGAACCTGGTAGGCCTTTGTTTTTATATCTATCGGTGATGGATAATTCCTTTGGGTGCGTTCTAGCGCAACATGATGCAATAGGCAAAAAGGAACAG GTCGCTCAGAAGCTAAGACATTATGTTttggcctacactacttaccttatatcaATAATGGATCCTTGGAAGTACATTTTCCAAAAGCCAATGTCCATCGGTAGgctcgcaaaatggcaaatcctactcacagagttcgacattgtctatgtcactcgcaccgcgatgaaagcacaggctttggcaaatcatttggcagagaatctaGTTGATGATGAGTACAGGCCACTTAGCACATACTTCCCAAACGAAGAGGTCAACTCAATAGAGGAAGTAGTTCCAGACGATCACCCTGCatggaaaatgtattttgatgggGATGTCAATATCAAAGGAGTTGGGATCGGGGCAATCCTCATCTCACCTATTAGACATCATTACCCTGCAATGACCCGACTTTGGTTCTTCTGTAATATGGTAGAATACGAAGCTTGTATCATGGGTTTGAAAATGGTCATCCATTTGGATGTGCATGAACTATTGGTTATGGGAGATTATGACTtgcttatccggcaagcccaaggcgaataG